The genomic region CCGGCGACGGGGTGGGCTGGGCGTTGCTCGCCCGGGCCTATGTCGAGTTAGGGCGTCATCCGGAAGCGGTGCAGGTGTATGAAAAGGCGATACAACTGATTCCCAACGATGCTCAATTATTGGCGGATTATGCCGACGCTCTGGGAGTACTCAACGGGCGGAAGTTGGAGGGGCGTCCGGAAGCCTTGATTCAGCAGGCCCTCAAGGCCGATCCCCGCAACGTCAAGGCTCTGATGTTGGCCGGGACGGTTGCCTACAACCACAAAGAGTTTGGTCGCGCCGCTTCATACTGGGAAGAAGCGCGCGCCCATCTCCCTCCGGCGACGGATCCAGAGGCAATCCAAGAAATCATGGCCGGAATTGCCGAAGCGAGAGAACTCGCGGGTGGTCGCCAGGCAGCGACGGTTGTCACGCCATCAGCGCCGGCGAAAGTGACTGCGCCGGCTGGACCGTCCTTGGCTATCAGCGGACAGGTGACGATCTCCCCAGGCCTTGCGGCCAAGGGGGCATCGACCGACACGCTTTTTGTATTCGCCAAAGATATGAACGGCCCGCCGATGCCGGTGTCGATCGTGCGCGCGACGAGAAAAGATTTGCCGTTCACGTTTCGACTCGATGATTCGACCAGCCCCATGCCGTCGAGAAAACTGTCCGACATGGGAACGGTCGTCATCGTGGCGCGTCTGTCGAAATCCGGCGAGGCCATGCCGAAGAGCGGCGATCTTCAGGGGATGAGTGCGCCGATGAAACCCGGAGCCAGCGGCATCGCCATTGTCATCGATCAGGAAATCCCCTAGTGTAGTGTCTCAGTAATATCTTTCCAATAT from Nitrospira sp. harbors:
- the ccmI gene encoding c-type cytochrome biogenesis protein CcmI, producing the protein MIVTFWLIAAGLTILILGFVLWPLLRGTSTPASGEQEKRLSVYRQQFVELALDHKNGVLTDEQYQIARRELDRRVLDETGSAELPAAGSSPQLNSKTVAVALAVLIPIVSVVLYEKLGSPSALSPADSSASGESGNRGREPFSLSEMDALTERLKAKLEQNPGDGVGWALLARAYVELGRHPEAVQVYEKAIQLIPNDAQLLADYADALGVLNGRKLEGRPEALIQQALKADPRNVKALMLAGTVAYNHKEFGRAASYWEEARAHLPPATDPEAIQEIMAGIAEARELAGGRQAATVVTPSAPAKVTAPAGPSLAISGQVTISPGLAAKGASTDTLFVFAKDMNGPPMPVSIVRATRKDLPFTFRLDDSTSPMPSRKLSDMGTVVIVARLSKSGEAMPKSGDLQGMSAPMKPGASGIAIVIDQEIP